A region of Pyxidicoccus parkwaysis DNA encodes the following proteins:
- a CDS encoding alpha/beta hydrolase: MAAETRPTVVFIHGLWLHAESWKPWVELFRDAGYDAVNPGWPEEPATVKEACEHPERVANRSIAEVTEHYARILRTFSRKPIVIGHSFGGLFAQKLLGMGLAAGAVAIDPAQIRGVLPLPFEQIRNTLPVLGNPANLKRAVALTPEQFHRSFANAVSKEESDALHARYVIPSPARPLFEAALANLNPWTAARVDVRASRGPLLIIGGGRDGTVPEVVSRAAYNLYRKSPSVNDYKVFPDRGHSLVIDHGWKEVAETALEWLSNHGLSPTAMGDAAFMTGTPPSAHEPRVH, translated from the coding sequence ATGGCTGCCGAGACGCGTCCCACCGTTGTCTTCATTCACGGCCTCTGGCTGCACGCGGAGAGCTGGAAGCCGTGGGTGGAGTTGTTCCGCGACGCCGGCTACGACGCCGTGAATCCGGGCTGGCCCGAGGAGCCGGCCACCGTGAAGGAGGCATGCGAGCACCCCGAGCGCGTCGCCAACCGGAGCATCGCCGAGGTGACCGAGCACTACGCGCGCATCCTCCGCACGTTCAGCCGGAAGCCGATTGTGATTGGCCATTCCTTCGGCGGCCTGTTCGCCCAGAAGCTGCTCGGCATGGGGCTCGCGGCGGGAGCGGTGGCCATCGACCCGGCGCAGATTCGCGGCGTGCTCCCGCTGCCCTTCGAGCAGATTCGCAACACGCTGCCGGTGCTCGGCAACCCGGCCAACCTCAAGCGCGCGGTGGCCCTGACGCCCGAGCAGTTCCACCGGAGCTTCGCGAACGCCGTGTCGAAGGAGGAGTCGGACGCGCTGCACGCGAGGTATGTGATTCCCTCACCGGCCCGCCCGCTGTTCGAGGCGGCGCTGGCCAACCTCAATCCCTGGACGGCTGCCCGCGTGGACGTCCGCGCGAGCCGGGGTCCGCTGCTCATCATCGGCGGCGGCAGGGATGGGACGGTGCCGGAAGTCGTCAGCCGCGCGGCGTACAACCTGTACCGCAAGTCGCCCTCGGTGAATGATTACAAGGTCTTCCCGGACCGGGGCCATTCGCTGGTCATCGACCACGGCTGGAAGGAAGTCGCCGAGACGGCGCTCGAGTGGCTGTCGAACCATGGACTGTCTCCCACGGCGATGGGAGACGCGGCGTTCATGACGGGCACTCCGCCGTCCGCGCACGAGCCGCGCGTACACTGA
- a CDS encoding YncE family protein: MHAKFFPYHPVVRSVITAALSILLVMAGGAAEAASFTLFESGQVRPLALSPNGKLLFATNTPDNRLEIFSVGSNGLTHRDSVPVGLEPVAVAARGNDEVWVVNHLSDSVSVVRVDGNGSGTVTRTLLVGDEPRDIVFAGPGRKRAFITAAHRGQNAPFDPQLTTPGIGRADVWVFDSENLGNTLGGTPLTIVRLFSDTPRALAVTPDGSRVYAAAFHSGNRTTVIAERIIPDGGEAAGGNPGPNTNFQGVPAPEVAMILKYNGQDWLDAVGRPWNDKVRLSLPDKDVFAISATANPPVQLPGSAGFYTGVGTILFNMAVNPVNGKVYVSNTEARNDLRFEGAGIFAGKSLRGHIHESRITVLGGPGSVTPRHLNKHINYNVCCAPVPNAESEKSLAQPTGMAVSSNGATLYVAAFGSSKLGVYSTAALESDTFVPSTANQVELTGGGPTGLVLDEARGRLYVLTRFDNSISVVNTSTKQEVAHVGMFNPEPASVVQGRPFLYDARHSSSHGDSSCASCHIFGDFDSLVWDLGNPDGVVKLNPTPIIPILPEFGDDPTLGQDTSFHPLKGPMSTQSLRGMANQGPMHWRGDRNGGFNEPSAQPATGSFNEAAGFKQFNPAFMDLLGRSSQLPEQDMQKFTDFILQVMYPPNPIRKLDNSLTPEQQAGRDFFFSTTVTFQGSCEVCHRIDPGANPSEGQFKGFFGTDGRTGFDAGRQFPKVPHLRNAYQKVGMFGVAFTSGSTVPPDEFLGDQVRGFGYNSDGTIPTLFRFGSDFDLSLLNPAGLPHTEASRIAKRNMEQYMLAVESNFAPIVGQQVTLTSGNAYVAGPRIDLLRQRAEAGECDLVAKGRTSSYDAGFLYVGNRRFKGDRQSWPLVSDSDLRLATVLGNGVMTYTCVPPGSGTRIGLDRDLDGHLDGDEHDQGLDAANALSHP; the protein is encoded by the coding sequence ATGCACGCAAAATTCTTCCCGTATCACCCAGTCGTTCGTTCTGTGATTACAGCTGCACTGTCTATATTGCTTGTCATGGCAGGAGGTGCAGCAGAGGCGGCTTCATTCACACTCTTCGAAAGCGGTCAGGTTCGACCTCTCGCACTCTCACCCAATGGCAAACTGCTCTTTGCCACCAATACGCCAGACAATCGGTTGGAAATCTTCAGCGTGGGCTCGAATGGCCTGACACACCGGGACTCGGTGCCGGTGGGCCTGGAGCCGGTGGCCGTCGCCGCACGTGGCAATGACGAGGTCTGGGTGGTCAACCACCTGTCCGACAGCGTCAGCGTCGTGCGCGTGGATGGCAATGGCAGCGGCACGGTGACGCGGACGCTGCTCGTGGGCGACGAGCCGCGCGACATCGTCTTCGCGGGCCCGGGCCGCAAGCGCGCCTTCATCACCGCCGCGCACCGCGGACAGAATGCGCCGTTCGACCCGCAGCTCACCACGCCAGGAATTGGCCGCGCGGATGTCTGGGTATTCGACTCGGAGAACCTCGGCAACACGCTGGGCGGCACTCCGCTCACCATCGTCCGGCTGTTCAGCGACACGCCGCGCGCGCTCGCGGTGACGCCGGATGGCTCGCGCGTGTACGCGGCGGCGTTCCACTCCGGCAACCGCACCACCGTCATCGCCGAGCGCATCATCCCCGACGGCGGCGAGGCGGCCGGTGGCAACCCGGGCCCCAACACCAACTTCCAGGGCGTGCCCGCTCCCGAAGTGGCGATGATTCTCAAGTACAACGGCCAGGACTGGCTGGACGCGGTGGGCCGCCCGTGGAACGACAAGGTGCGCCTCTCCCTGCCGGACAAGGACGTCTTCGCCATCTCCGCCACCGCGAATCCGCCCGTACAACTGCCGGGCAGCGCGGGCTTCTACACGGGCGTGGGCACCATCCTGTTCAACATGGCCGTCAACCCCGTGAATGGGAAGGTCTACGTCAGCAACACCGAGGCCCGGAACGATTTGCGCTTCGAGGGCGCCGGCATCTTCGCGGGCAAGAGCCTGCGCGGGCACATCCACGAGAGCCGCATCACCGTGCTGGGTGGCCCGGGCAGCGTCACGCCCCGGCACCTCAACAAGCACATCAACTACAACGTCTGCTGCGCGCCGGTGCCCAACGCGGAGAGCGAGAAGAGCCTCGCGCAGCCGACGGGCATGGCGGTGTCGTCCAACGGCGCCACGCTGTACGTCGCGGCCTTCGGCTCCTCCAAGCTGGGCGTGTACTCCACGGCGGCCCTGGAGTCGGACACCTTCGTGCCGAGCACGGCCAACCAGGTCGAGCTCACCGGCGGCGGCCCCACGGGCCTGGTGCTGGACGAGGCGCGCGGCCGGCTCTATGTGCTCACCCGCTTCGACAACTCCATCTCCGTGGTGAACACCAGCACGAAGCAGGAGGTGGCCCACGTCGGCATGTTCAACCCGGAGCCCGCGAGCGTGGTGCAGGGCCGTCCGTTCCTCTACGACGCGCGGCACAGCTCCAGCCACGGCGACTCGTCCTGCGCGAGCTGCCACATCTTCGGCGACTTCGACAGCCTCGTCTGGGACCTCGGCAACCCGGACGGCGTGGTGAAGCTCAACCCCACCCCCATCATCCCCATCCTGCCCGAGTTCGGCGATGACCCGACGCTGGGCCAGGACACGTCCTTCCACCCGCTCAAGGGCCCCATGTCCACGCAGAGCCTGCGCGGCATGGCGAACCAGGGCCCCATGCACTGGCGCGGTGACAGGAATGGCGGCTTCAACGAGCCCAGCGCGCAGCCGGCCACCGGCTCCTTCAACGAGGCCGCCGGCTTCAAGCAGTTCAACCCGGCCTTCATGGACCTGCTCGGCCGCAGCTCGCAGCTCCCCGAGCAGGACATGCAGAAGTTCACCGACTTCATCCTCCAGGTGATGTACCCGCCCAACCCCATCCGCAAGCTGGACAACTCGCTCACGCCGGAGCAGCAGGCGGGCCGGGACTTCTTCTTCAGCACCACCGTCACCTTCCAGGGCTCGTGCGAGGTCTGCCACCGCATCGACCCGGGCGCGAACCCGTCCGAGGGCCAGTTCAAGGGCTTCTTCGGCACGGACGGCCGCACGGGCTTCGACGCGGGCCGGCAGTTCCCCAAGGTGCCGCACCTGCGCAACGCGTACCAGAAGGTCGGCATGTTCGGCGTGGCGTTCACCTCGGGCTCCACGGTGCCGCCGGACGAGTTCCTCGGCGACCAGGTGCGCGGCTTCGGCTACAACAGCGACGGCACCATCCCCACGCTGTTCCGCTTCGGCAGCGACTTCGACCTGAGCCTGCTCAACCCCGCGGGCCTCCCCCACACGGAGGCGTCCCGCATCGCGAAGCGGAACATGGAGCAGTACATGCTCGCCGTGGAGAGCAACTTCGCTCCCATCGTCGGGCAGCAGGTGACGCTCACCTCGGGCAACGCGTACGTCGCGGGCCCGCGCATCGACCTGCTGCGCCAGCGCGCGGAGGCCGGCGAGTGTGACCTCGTCGCGAAGGGACGGACCTCCTCCTACGACGCGGGCTTCCTCTACGTCGGGAACAGGCGCTTCAAGGGTGACCGGCAGTCGTGGCCGCTCGTCTCGGACTCGGACCTGCGGCTGGCCACCGTCCTGGGCAACGGGGTGATGACGTACACCTGCGTGCCTCCGGGCTCGGGGACGCGCATCGGTCTGGACCGCGACCTCGACGGCCACCTGGACGGCGACGAGCACGACCAGGGGCTGGACGCGGCGAATGCGCTGAGCCACCCGTGA
- a CDS encoding sugar O-acetyltransferase — MKTERQKMLDGELYNPMDAVLVAARERARDLCQALNATREAEQEERRRILRELVGAGGETVWMQPPFFCDYGSNIELGERVFFNFNCVVLDVCRVLIGDYTLFGPGVQIYTPMHPFNAQLRRKEEFGKPVSIGSDVWVGGGAIILPGVRIGSRAVIGAGSIVTRDVPEGVFAAGNPCRVIREITE; from the coding sequence ATGAAGACCGAGCGCCAGAAGATGCTGGACGGGGAGCTCTACAACCCGATGGACGCGGTGCTGGTAGCCGCCCGTGAGCGTGCACGGGACCTCTGCCAGGCGCTCAACGCCACCCGCGAGGCCGAGCAGGAGGAGCGGCGACGCATCCTTCGAGAGCTCGTCGGCGCGGGCGGCGAAACCGTGTGGATGCAGCCCCCCTTCTTCTGCGACTACGGCTCGAACATCGAGCTGGGGGAGCGTGTGTTCTTCAACTTCAACTGCGTCGTGCTGGACGTCTGCCGTGTGCTCATCGGCGACTACACGCTCTTCGGGCCCGGCGTTCAAATCTACACGCCCATGCACCCCTTCAACGCACAGCTGCGGCGGAAGGAAGAGTTCGGCAAGCCCGTGAGCATCGGCTCCGACGTGTGGGTCGGCGGCGGGGCCATCATCCTGCCGGGCGTTCGCATCGGCTCGCGCGCCGTCATTGGCGCCGGCAGCATCGTGACGAGGGACGTCCCTGAAGGCGTGTTCGCCGCCGGGAACCCCTGCCGCGTCATCCGCGAGATTACGGAATAG
- a CDS encoding NUDIX hydrolase, whose amino-acid sequence MPHAYLAVLRAGNGTCELLLGQKNIFLPPHGRYQYAAIPRNALQYILPGGRVQAGESPEDAAVREFFEDTGVKIPTSSLTPLFTEGSDVSFFQTSSPPDLDLAAANAALTEGRAQSMKFNNLAWMSLEQAFGRFGRKPEYQSLPWVTTQIVRALNAGFSRELIGHRANESHQVFTKAVAHLLLNTLQPGTSPQELAASQQAPALPAQPPPPSSPSPSPA is encoded by the coding sequence ATGCCTCACGCGTATCTGGCGGTCCTACGCGCCGGCAATGGCACGTGCGAGCTGCTGCTGGGACAGAAGAACATCTTCCTGCCGCCACACGGGCGCTACCAGTACGCGGCCATCCCGCGCAACGCGCTCCAGTACATCCTCCCCGGAGGGCGCGTGCAGGCGGGCGAGAGCCCCGAGGACGCGGCGGTGCGCGAGTTCTTCGAGGACACCGGGGTGAAGATTCCCACCTCGAGCCTCACGCCCCTGTTCACCGAGGGCTCGGACGTCTCGTTCTTCCAGACGTCCAGCCCGCCGGACCTCGACCTGGCCGCGGCCAACGCCGCGCTGACAGAGGGCCGGGCGCAGTCGATGAAGTTCAACAACCTGGCGTGGATGTCATTGGAGCAGGCGTTCGGCCGCTTCGGCCGCAAGCCGGAGTACCAGTCCCTGCCGTGGGTGACGACGCAGATTGTCCGCGCGCTCAACGCGGGCTTCTCGCGGGAGCTCATCGGGCACCGGGCCAACGAGTCGCATCAGGTCTTCACCAAGGCCGTGGCGCACCTGCTGCTCAACACGCTGCAGCCGGGCACGTCGCCCCAGGAGCTCGCGGCGTCGCAGCAGGCTCCGGCGTTGCCGGCGCAGCCTCCTCCGCCGTCGTCTCCATCGCCGTCTCCGGCCTGA
- a CDS encoding RebB family R body protein: MADTVNPQVTDAVTTTVSATVGEAASVAMGMFYQAEAQVFALGMQNTVNSQQNVMRIGEAVLAVATTKIMALLK; encoded by the coding sequence ATGGCGGACACAGTGAACCCTCAAGTCACCGACGCGGTGACCACCACCGTCTCGGCGACGGTGGGCGAGGCGGCCTCGGTGGCCATGGGAATGTTCTACCAGGCCGAGGCGCAGGTGTTCGCCCTCGGCATGCAGAACACCGTCAACTCGCAGCAGAACGTGATGCGCATCGGCGAGGCGGTGCTCGCGGTGGCCACCACGAAAATCATGGCCCTGCTCAAGTGA
- a CDS encoding RebB family R body protein: MATTPSTIVNPQITDAVTQTNVQVLGTGPGNALGNLMQATANAVANAAHVAAAAQQNASTVLQASTTQGVALLYGVDTAATSVGISEIFGTQPPAYPSTYP, encoded by the coding sequence ATGGCCACCACTCCGAGCACCATCGTCAATCCGCAGATTACCGACGCCGTCACCCAGACCAACGTCCAGGTGCTCGGCACCGGCCCGGGCAATGCCCTGGGCAATTTGATGCAGGCCACCGCCAACGCGGTCGCCAACGCCGCCCATGTCGCCGCGGCGGCGCAGCAGAACGCGAGCACCGTGCTCCAGGCCTCCACCACGCAGGGCGTGGCGCTGCTCTACGGCGTCGACACCGCGGCGACGTCGGTGGGCATCTCGGAGATTTTCGGCACGCAGCCGCCCGCGTACCCCAGCACCTACCCGTGA
- a CDS encoding RebB family R body protein — MADPATIVNPSITDAVTQTNVKILGEAPGMAMGSLFQSVAQAMALAAHNATTAQQNANTILQATTTQGVALLYGVDTSSTAVGIVEILATQK, encoded by the coding sequence ATGGCCGACCCCGCCACCATCGTGAACCCCAGCATCACCGATGCCGTCACCCAGACGAACGTGAAGATTCTCGGCGAAGCGCCGGGCATGGCCATGGGTTCGCTGTTCCAGTCGGTGGCCCAGGCGATGGCGCTCGCCGCCCACAACGCCACCACGGCGCAGCAGAACGCGAACACCATCCTCCAGGCCACCACCACGCAGGGCGTGGCGCTGCTCTACGGCGTCGACACGTCTTCGACGGCGGTGGGCATCGTGGAAATCCTCGCCACGCAGAAGTAG
- a CDS encoding response regulator transcription factor, whose translation MQSTQTQADAQVPAPHAPPRALVMTLEQGHEAPHGTRDLVEGVLSGRWVLVDRFEQDGRRFLVARERGAARGVAALSPREREVVTCALRGLSNKAMAYDLALTESTVATHLRRAMAKLGVSSRTELITSLPLGLGPEPGP comes from the coding sequence GTGCAGTCCACGCAGACACAGGCGGACGCCCAGGTGCCCGCGCCTCATGCGCCGCCGCGCGCCCTGGTGATGACGCTCGAGCAGGGACACGAGGCGCCTCATGGCACGCGGGACCTGGTGGAGGGCGTGCTCTCCGGGCGCTGGGTGCTGGTGGACCGGTTCGAGCAGGACGGCCGGCGCTTCCTCGTGGCACGCGAGCGCGGCGCCGCGCGCGGTGTGGCCGCGCTGTCTCCCCGCGAGCGCGAGGTGGTGACGTGCGCCCTGCGCGGCCTCTCCAACAAGGCCATGGCCTACGACCTGGCGCTCACCGAGTCCACCGTGGCCACGCACCTGCGCCGGGCCATGGCGAAGCTGGGCGTCAGCTCGCGCACGGAGCTCATCACCAGCCTGCCGCTCGGGCTGGGACCTGAGCCCGGGCCCTGA
- a CDS encoding RebB family R body protein, whose amino-acid sequence MASDSSNTVNAQVVDAVNTTNTTVLGESTSMALGMLFQMEAQAFSMAMQNAVAGQRGMQQVGEAVIAAACARIMRSLDDNGGK is encoded by the coding sequence ATGGCCTCCGACTCTTCCAACACCGTCAATGCGCAGGTCGTCGACGCCGTCAACACCACCAACACCACCGTCCTGGGCGAGTCGACGTCGATGGCGCTGGGCATGCTCTTCCAGATGGAGGCGCAGGCGTTCTCCATGGCCATGCAGAACGCCGTCGCCGGCCAGCGGGGCATGCAGCAGGTGGGCGAGGCGGTGATTGCCGCCGCGTGCGCCCGCATCATGCGCTCCCTCGACGACAACGGCGGCAAGTGA
- a CDS encoding RebB family R body protein, with protein MSDEEIDIYLSSGRRRRGDREPHKPPKPCRPRPERSDRKHVASQVTDAVTTTHVQVVAEAPAMSLGEDFLATSQALALAAQQATTQQAAASTLLQATTAQGAALLLQLVPPKERRRSSASTSPKPAKRG; from the coding sequence ATGAGTGACGAGGAGATTGACATCTACCTCTCCAGCGGCCGCCGCCGCCGGGGCGACCGCGAGCCGCACAAGCCGCCCAAGCCCTGCCGTCCGCGCCCGGAGCGGAGCGACCGGAAGCACGTCGCTTCCCAGGTGACGGACGCGGTCACCACCACCCACGTCCAGGTGGTGGCGGAGGCGCCCGCCATGTCCCTGGGCGAGGACTTCCTCGCCACCAGCCAGGCCCTGGCGCTCGCCGCGCAGCAGGCCACCACGCAGCAGGCGGCCGCCAGCACCCTGCTGCAGGCCACCACCGCCCAGGGCGCGGCCCTCCTCCTCCAGTTGGTTCCCCCGAAGGAGCGGCGCCGCTCCTCCGCCTCCACTTCCCCCAAGCCCGCGAAGCGCGGCTGA
- a CDS encoding RebB family R body protein — translation MRQHPTRPSSAAPPAPRSDLELGGSPAQAMAGFSVATHQALATAAHSQTRFSQDGGVLSHALVLQGITTLFALDTAALAASVHHVAGADDE, via the coding sequence ATGCGGCAGCACCCCACCCGCCCTTCCTCCGCCGCGCCTCCGGCGCCACGGTCCGACCTGGAGCTCGGCGGCTCGCCCGCGCAGGCCATGGCGGGCTTCAGCGTCGCCACGCACCAGGCGCTCGCCACCGCCGCCCATTCCCAGACACGCTTCAGTCAGGACGGGGGCGTCCTGTCACATGCCCTGGTCTTGCAAGGAATCACCACGCTGTTTGCCTTGGACACGGCCGCGCTCGCGGCCTCGGTCCACCACGTCGCGGGAGCCGATGATGAGTGA
- a CDS encoding RebB family R body protein produces the protein MADPAVIVNPQITDAVTQTNVKILGDAPGMAMGLLYQATAQALANAAHNATTAQQNANTILQATTTQGVALLYGVDTASTAVGIAKILSSK, from the coding sequence ATGGCCGACCCCGCCGTCATCGTCAATCCGCAGATCACCGATGCTGTCACGCAGACCAACGTCAAGATTCTCGGCGATGCGCCGGGAATGGCGATGGGCCTGCTGTACCAGGCCACCGCCCAGGCCCTGGCCAACGCGGCCCACAACGCCACGACGGCCCAGCAGAACGCGAACACCATCCTGCAGGCCACCACCACGCAGGGCGTGGCGCTGCTCTACGGCGTCGACACCGCGTCGACGGCGGTGGGCATCGCCAAGATTCTCTCCTCGAAGTAA
- a CDS encoding response regulator transcription factor has protein sequence MASHALAALPASAADVRAWTVRHHGEVFAVVSLPLDLGAWLPQLTNAERDIVGRVLHGDSNRDIALARGTSVRTVANQLAAIYQKLSITSRADLAIHVIRLQLGRGAPPQTHP, from the coding sequence ATGGCCTCGCATGCTCTCGCAGCCCTCCCCGCTTCAGCCGCTGACGTCCGAGCCTGGACGGTGCGGCACCACGGCGAGGTCTTCGCCGTCGTCAGCCTGCCGCTGGACCTGGGCGCCTGGCTGCCCCAGCTCACGAACGCCGAGCGGGACATCGTCGGCCGCGTGCTGCACGGCGACTCCAACCGCGACATCGCGCTCGCGCGGGGCACCTCGGTGCGCACCGTCGCCAACCAGCTCGCGGCCATCTACCAGAAGCTGTCCATCACCTCGCGCGCGGACCTGGCAATCCATGTCATCCGCCTGCAATTGGGCCGCGGCGCGCCGCCGCAAACCCATCCATGA
- a CDS encoding ABC transporter ATP-binding protein, translating into MAIVEMRDIHKSYQLGKTTVEALRGVSLDVEEGEFTVVMGPSGSGKTTLLNIIGCLDQATHGSYKLEGREIGDRDFNELAELRNRKIGFIFQAFNLIPVLNVLENIEFPCLIRNESRASLRARALSIAKDVGLSHVLKHRPDELSGGQRQRVAIARALVTQPQIVLADEPTANLDSVTSEQILDLMEELNRMHQVTFLFSTHDPRVMKRARRVVQLADGYRMDDATHAHALELAASAR; encoded by the coding sequence ATGGCCATCGTCGAGATGCGGGACATTCACAAGAGCTACCAGCTGGGGAAGACCACCGTGGAAGCGCTCCGGGGCGTGAGCCTGGACGTGGAGGAGGGCGAGTTCACGGTGGTGATGGGGCCGTCGGGCTCGGGGAAGACGACGCTGCTGAACATCATCGGCTGCCTGGACCAGGCGACGCATGGCTCGTACAAGCTGGAGGGGCGCGAGATTGGAGACCGCGACTTCAACGAGCTCGCCGAGCTGCGCAACCGGAAGATTGGCTTCATCTTCCAGGCGTTCAACCTCATCCCCGTGCTGAACGTGCTGGAGAACATCGAGTTCCCCTGCCTCATCCGCAATGAGTCGCGCGCGTCGCTGCGCGCTCGGGCCCTGAGCATTGCGAAGGACGTGGGGCTGTCGCACGTGCTGAAGCACCGGCCGGATGAGCTGTCCGGTGGACAGCGGCAGCGCGTGGCCATTGCGCGCGCGCTGGTGACGCAGCCGCAAATCGTGCTCGCGGACGAGCCCACCGCGAACCTGGACTCCGTCACCAGCGAGCAGATTCTGGACCTGATGGAGGAGCTCAACCGCATGCACCAGGTCACGTTCCTCTTCTCCACGCACGACCCGCGCGTGATGAAGCGCGCCCGGCGCGTGGTGCAACTGGCGGACGGCTACCGCATGGACGACGCGACGCACGCGCATGCTCTGGAGCTGGCGGCCTCCGCGCGGTGA
- a CDS encoding outer membrane lipoprotein-sorting protein — protein sequence MKSLALSLCLLLLPLAASAESKSAEELLRQYDAIMGPASFEGVMVMTAHREDGSTRTYRMKVMKSGADRFRAWFQEPAASRGQEILRVGDNSWVYMPNLKRALRIANRDSFQGGDFNNADVLRTNYTRDYDAKLVSEDAQAYQLELHAKTDEAAYDRINLWLSKAEGIPLKGEYYTVSGKLLRTAEFMEVRDFGGLRRPSRVLMRNMIVTQRFSELTFDRFDVRESLPSGRFVLDDLGR from the coding sequence ATGAAGTCACTCGCACTCTCGCTGTGTCTGTTGTTGCTGCCCCTCGCCGCCTCCGCCGAGTCGAAGTCCGCGGAGGAATTGCTCCGCCAGTACGACGCCATCATGGGCCCGGCGAGCTTCGAGGGCGTCATGGTGATGACGGCCCACCGCGAAGACGGCAGCACGCGGACGTACCGGATGAAGGTGATGAAGTCCGGCGCGGACCGCTTCCGCGCCTGGTTCCAGGAGCCCGCCGCCTCGCGCGGACAGGAAATCCTCCGCGTGGGGGACAACTCGTGGGTCTACATGCCCAACCTGAAGCGGGCGCTGCGCATCGCCAACCGCGACTCGTTCCAGGGTGGTGACTTCAACAACGCGGACGTGCTGCGCACCAACTACACGCGCGACTACGACGCGAAGCTCGTGTCCGAGGATGCGCAGGCGTACCAGCTGGAGCTGCACGCGAAGACGGACGAGGCCGCGTATGACCGCATCAACCTCTGGCTGAGCAAGGCGGAAGGCATCCCGCTCAAGGGCGAGTACTACACGGTGAGCGGCAAGCTGCTGCGCACCGCCGAGTTCATGGAGGTGCGCGACTTCGGCGGGCTGCGCCGCCCGTCGCGCGTGCTGATGCGCAACATGATTGTCACCCAGCGCTTCAGCGAGCTGACCTTCGACCGCTTCGACGTGCGCGAGTCGCTGCCGAGCGGGCGCTTCGTCCTCGACGACCTGGGCCGCTGA